Proteins found in one Amycolatopsis aidingensis genomic segment:
- a CDS encoding 2-oxoacid:acceptor oxidoreductase subunit alpha has product MTPASTNGNGAGRPGPTTLQADRPTEVNQLDRVVIRFAGDSGDGMQLTGDRFTSEAAAFGNDLATLPNFPAEIRAPQGTIPGVSSFQVHFADYDILTPGDRPDVLVAMNPAALKANVADVPHGGTIIVNTDEFTKRNIGKVGYASDPLEDDSLSAFEVHRVAMSTLTKGALAETGLSKKDAERAKNMFALGLLSWMYHRPTEGTERFLQEKFAKKPDIAEANILAFRAGWNYGETTESFGTTFEVAPAKLAPGTYRQITGNAALAYGIVAAGQQSGLPILLGTYPITPASDVLHELSKHKNFGITTFQAEDEIAGIGAALGASYGGALGVTSTSGPGVALKSETIGLAVMTELPLVVLDIQRGGPSTGLPTKTEQADLLQAMFGRNGESPVPVVAPSTPADCFEIALEATRIALTYRTPVLLLSDGAIANGSEPWLVPDVQDLPDLRVSFAQEANATDDSGEFWPYVRDPETLARAWAVPGTPGLQHRIGGLEKADNTGHISYDPDNHDKMVRLRQAKVDGIDVPDVVVDDPSGGEARVLALGWGSTYGPIGAACRRVRKQGMPIAQAHLRHLNPLPGNLGEVLRGYDTVVLPEMNLGQLATLLRAKYLVDIRSYNKVAGLPFKAEELQGVFTDIITATTEEAAK; this is encoded by the coding sequence TTGACGCCGGCAAGCACGAACGGCAATGGAGCCGGGCGGCCGGGCCCGACAACACTCCAGGCGGACCGGCCGACCGAGGTCAACCAGCTGGACCGGGTGGTCATCCGGTTCGCCGGCGACTCCGGTGACGGCATGCAGCTCACCGGCGACCGGTTCACCTCGGAGGCGGCGGCCTTCGGCAACGACCTCGCGACCCTGCCCAACTTCCCCGCGGAGATCCGGGCACCGCAGGGCACGATTCCCGGCGTCTCCAGCTTCCAGGTGCACTTCGCCGACTACGACATTCTCACCCCTGGCGACCGGCCGGACGTGCTGGTGGCGATGAACCCGGCGGCGTTGAAGGCCAATGTCGCCGATGTCCCGCATGGCGGGACGATCATCGTGAACACCGACGAGTTCACCAAGCGCAACATCGGCAAGGTCGGCTACGCCAGCGACCCCCTGGAGGACGACTCGCTTTCCGCCTTCGAGGTGCACCGGGTGGCGATGTCCACCCTGACCAAGGGTGCGCTGGCGGAGACCGGGCTGAGCAAGAAGGACGCGGAGCGAGCGAAGAACATGTTCGCCCTGGGCCTGCTCTCCTGGATGTACCACCGGCCGACCGAGGGCACCGAGCGGTTCCTGCAGGAGAAGTTCGCCAAGAAGCCGGACATCGCCGAGGCGAACATCCTGGCCTTCCGGGCAGGCTGGAACTACGGGGAGACCACCGAGTCCTTCGGCACCACCTTCGAGGTCGCCCCGGCCAAGCTGGCGCCGGGTACCTACCGGCAGATCACCGGCAACGCGGCGCTGGCCTACGGGATCGTCGCCGCCGGCCAGCAGTCCGGGCTGCCGATCCTGCTCGGCACCTACCCGATCACCCCGGCCTCGGACGTGCTGCACGAGCTGTCCAAGCACAAGAACTTCGGGATCACCACCTTCCAGGCCGAGGACGAGATCGCGGGCATCGGCGCGGCGCTGGGCGCCTCCTACGGCGGCGCGCTCGGCGTGACCTCCACCTCCGGGCCAGGGGTGGCGCTGAAGTCCGAGACCATCGGGCTGGCGGTGATGACCGAGCTGCCGCTGGTGGTGCTGGACATCCAGCGCGGTGGGCCGTCCACCGGGCTGCCGACCAAGACCGAGCAGGCCGACCTGCTGCAGGCGATGTTCGGCCGCAACGGCGAGTCCCCGGTGCCCGTGGTCGCGCCCTCGACACCCGCGGACTGCTTCGAGATCGCGCTGGAGGCCACCCGGATCGCGCTGACCTACCGCACCCCGGTGCTGCTGCTGTCCGACGGCGCCATCGCCAACGGCTCCGAACCGTGGCTGGTCCCGGATGTGCAGGACCTGCCGGACCTGCGGGTGAGCTTCGCGCAGGAGGCGAACGCCACCGACGACTCCGGGGAGTTCTGGCCCTATGTCCGGGACCCGGAGACACTGGCGCGGGCCTGGGCCGTGCCGGGGACGCCCGGACTGCAACACCGCATCGGCGGGCTGGAGAAGGCGGACAACACCGGGCACATCTCCTACGACCCGGACAACCACGACAAGATGGTGCGGCTGCGGCAGGCCAAGGTGGACGGCATCGACGTGCCGGATGTCGTGGTGGACGACCCCAGCGGCGGCGAGGCCAGGGTGCTGGCGCTGGGCTGGGGCTCGACCTACGGGCCGATCGGCGCAGCCTGCCGCCGGGTGCGCAAGCAGGGAATGCCGATCGCACAGGCGCACCTGCGGCATCTGAACCCGCTGCCCGGCAACCTCGGTGAGGTGCTGCGCGGCTACGACACCGTCGTGCTGCCGGAAATGAACCTGGGCCAGCTCGCTACCCTGCTGCGGGCGAAGTACCTGGTCGACATCCGCTCCTACAACAAGGTCGCCGGCCTGCCGTTCAAGGCCGAGGAACTGCAGGGCGTGTTCACCGACATCATCACCGCAACCACTGAGGAGGCGGCCAAGTGA
- a CDS encoding 2-oxoacid:ferredoxin oxidoreductase subunit beta, with translation MTATDLGLPALGGLEGVPTTEEPQKAKDYKSDQEVRWCPGCGDYVVLNTIQSFLPQLGLKRENIVFISGIGCSSRFPYYMNTYGMHSIHGRAPAIATGLATTRPDLSVWVVTGDGDALSIGGNHLVHTLRRNVNLKILLFNNRIYGLTKGQYSPTSDQGMVTKSTPMGSLDTPFNPVSLALGAEATFVGRALDSDRKGLTEVLTAAAQHRGSALVEIYQNCPIFNDGAFDVLKDADESARRLIPLTAGEPIRFGPEGEYGVTRSAWGGMEVAKVSEIGEDNLVVHDPTIEDTAYAFALSRLGDQHLNHTPTGIFRQVNRPTYDDLARTQLEEARTAKTPDLQGLLRGKDTWTVT, from the coding sequence GTGACTGCGACCGACCTCGGGCTGCCCGCACTCGGCGGCCTGGAGGGTGTCCCCACCACCGAGGAACCGCAGAAGGCCAAGGACTACAAGTCCGATCAGGAAGTGCGCTGGTGCCCTGGCTGTGGTGACTATGTCGTGCTGAACACGATCCAGTCCTTCCTGCCGCAGCTGGGGCTGAAGCGGGAGAACATCGTGTTCATCTCAGGGATCGGCTGCTCCAGCCGATTCCCGTACTACATGAACACCTACGGGATGCACTCCATCCACGGCCGCGCCCCGGCCATCGCCACCGGGCTGGCCACCACCCGGCCGGACCTGTCGGTGTGGGTGGTCACCGGGGACGGGGACGCGCTGTCCATCGGCGGCAACCACCTGGTGCACACCCTGCGCCGGAACGTGAACCTGAAGATCCTGCTGTTCAACAACCGGATCTACGGGCTGACCAAGGGGCAGTACTCGCCCACCTCCGACCAGGGCATGGTCACCAAGTCCACCCCGATGGGTTCGCTGGACACCCCGTTCAACCCGGTGTCGCTGGCGCTGGGTGCCGAGGCCACCTTCGTGGGGCGGGCGCTGGACTCCGACCGCAAGGGGCTGACCGAGGTACTCACCGCGGCCGCCCAGCACCGCGGGTCGGCGCTGGTGGAGATCTACCAGAACTGCCCGATCTTCAACGACGGCGCCTTTGACGTGCTCAAGGACGCCGACGAGAGCGCCCGGCGGCTCATCCCGCTCACGGCGGGCGAGCCGATCCGGTTCGGGCCGGAGGGCGAGTACGGCGTCACCCGCAGCGCCTGGGGCGGGATGGAGGTCGCCAAGGTCAGCGAGATCGGCGAGGACAACCTGGTGGTGCACGACCCGACCATCGAGGACACCGCCTACGCCTTCGCGCTGTCCCGGCTGGGCGACCAGCACCTGAACCACACCCCGACCGGGATCTTCCGGCAGGTGAACCGGCCGACCTACGACGACCTGGCCCGTACCCAGCTGGAAGAGGCCCGCACGGCCAAGACCCCGGACCTCCAGGGCCTGCTGCGCGGCAAGGACACCTGGACCGTCACCTAG
- a CDS encoding sunset domain-containing protein — MSIFGQVWLWSLAAFVLGALLTWLLLVRPAQSRIADLERRLAAAPTPERGQLHQDPEPTLVQHQPAAASSGDGPGLDPDALPGVPEPAEETAAERTRFVGPVEPQPQPQWLEQDSFAQAGRDADEPTEYRYAEEPPRYGDQDEEYGQYEPYGQYDQYLQETHPDEEAEQAWDSTQALSVLEPGQEDQYEYEAARPEPEPEPEPRERQPASLFTELPAYEYVDEDSDYNDYNGDAGYRDYGQHEDQPEQQHAEYEGEQPGEPPAETPSPPDTTQVLPKRQPREVPRGGFDQPEPIQPSMRTVSRREPAPEVEGTHSGSLFQPAVPAGPAAEQPGPVPPPARDHVPEEGGALPSGPFGPGSAMPLPGGGSPAEDYRVKASVTALRYCTEDEPRYPNMVAEVWFRTPADAERVGFRPLT; from the coding sequence ATGTCCATCTTCGGACAGGTTTGGTTGTGGAGCCTGGCGGCTTTCGTGCTCGGCGCCCTGCTCACCTGGCTGTTGCTGGTCCGGCCCGCCCAGTCGCGGATCGCCGACCTCGAACGCAGGCTGGCCGCGGCGCCCACGCCCGAGCGGGGGCAGCTCCACCAGGACCCCGAACCGACCTTGGTGCAGCACCAGCCCGCGGCCGCCTCCTCAGGGGACGGGCCGGGGCTGGATCCGGATGCGCTGCCTGGCGTGCCCGAACCCGCCGAGGAGACCGCCGCGGAGCGGACCCGGTTCGTCGGGCCGGTCGAGCCGCAACCCCAGCCGCAGTGGCTGGAGCAGGACAGCTTCGCGCAGGCGGGCCGCGACGCGGACGAGCCGACCGAGTACCGGTACGCCGAGGAACCACCGCGGTACGGCGACCAGGACGAGGAGTACGGCCAGTACGAGCCGTACGGGCAGTACGACCAGTACCTCCAGGAGACGCACCCGGACGAGGAGGCCGAGCAGGCCTGGGACTCCACCCAGGCGCTGTCGGTGCTGGAGCCCGGCCAGGAGGACCAGTACGAGTACGAGGCGGCCCGGCCCGAGCCCGAACCGGAGCCCGAGCCGCGGGAGCGGCAGCCGGCCTCGCTGTTCACCGAGCTCCCGGCGTACGAGTACGTAGACGAGGACAGCGACTACAACGACTACAACGGCGACGCCGGCTACCGGGACTACGGGCAGCACGAGGACCAGCCCGAGCAGCAGCACGCCGAGTACGAAGGGGAGCAGCCCGGGGAACCGCCTGCGGAGACGCCGAGCCCCCCGGACACCACGCAGGTACTGCCCAAGCGGCAACCGCGGGAGGTGCCGCGGGGCGGGTTCGACCAGCCGGAGCCGATCCAGCCCTCGATGCGCACGGTCTCCCGGCGGGAACCGGCTCCCGAGGTGGAGGGCACGCACAGTGGCTCGCTGTTCCAGCCCGCGGTGCCGGCGGGGCCTGCCGCGGAGCAGCCCGGCCCGGTTCCGCCACCCGCGCGCGACCACGTCCCGGAGGAGGGGGGCGCGCTGCCCTCCGGTCCGTTCGGCCCCGGTTCCGCGATGCCGTTGCCCGGCGGGGGCAGCCCCGCGGAGGACTACCGGGTCAAGGCGAGCGTGACCGCCCTGCGCTACTGCACCGAGGACGAGCCGCGCTACCCGAACATGGTCGCCGAGGTCTGGTTCCGCACCCCCGCCGATGCCGAGCGCGTCGGTTTCCGCCCCCTCACCTGA
- a CDS encoding polyprenyl synthetase family protein, giving the protein MSLPDGALEELRAAVGLRIADPALLSELAGGLNEVETVLRQVVRSDVEAVAEAASHLVEAGGKRFRPLFTLLAAQFGDTGREAVVTAAAAVELVHLATLYHDDVMDEATMRRGAQSVNARWDNTIAILTGDFLFANASRLVADLGTDAARIIAETFSELVTGQMRETVGPVGDEDPVEHYLSVIGQKTGSLIATAGRFGGMLSGARPEYIDALRRYGQLVGTAFQISDDVIDIASPSAELGKSQGTDLREGVRTLPMLYALADDGTEPRLAELLQGPLTEDALVEEALQLLRSSTGLERARVTLSDYARRARAELEALPASPARDACESVADYLVARIR; this is encoded by the coding sequence GTGTCATTGCCAGATGGCGCCTTGGAGGAGCTGCGCGCCGCGGTCGGCTTGCGCATCGCCGACCCTGCTCTGCTGAGCGAGCTGGCCGGTGGGCTGAACGAGGTCGAGACGGTGCTGCGCCAGGTCGTGCGCAGCGATGTGGAGGCGGTGGCCGAGGCCGCCTCACACCTGGTCGAGGCGGGGGGCAAACGTTTTCGCCCGCTGTTCACCCTGCTCGCCGCGCAGTTCGGCGACACCGGCAGGGAAGCGGTGGTCACCGCGGCGGCCGCCGTGGAGCTGGTGCACCTGGCCACCCTGTACCACGACGACGTGATGGACGAGGCCACCATGCGGCGCGGGGCGCAGAGCGTGAACGCCCGCTGGGACAACACCATCGCGATCCTGACCGGCGACTTCCTGTTCGCCAACGCGTCCAGGCTGGTCGCCGACCTCGGCACGGACGCGGCCCGGATCATCGCCGAGACCTTCAGCGAGCTGGTGACCGGCCAGATGCGCGAAACCGTGGGGCCAGTGGGGGACGAGGACCCGGTGGAGCACTACCTCAGCGTCATCGGGCAGAAGACCGGTTCGCTGATCGCCACCGCGGGCCGGTTCGGCGGGATGTTGTCCGGGGCCCGGCCCGAGTACATCGACGCGCTGCGCCGGTACGGGCAGCTCGTCGGTACCGCCTTCCAGATCTCCGACGACGTGATCGACATCGCCTCGCCATCGGCGGAGCTGGGCAAGTCGCAGGGAACCGACCTGCGCGAGGGGGTGCGCACGCTGCCGATGCTCTACGCACTGGCCGACGACGGCACCGAACCCCGGCTCGCCGAGCTGCTCCAGGGGCCACTGACCGAGGACGCGCTGGTCGAGGAGGCACTCCAGCTGCTGCGGTCCTCTACCGGACTCGAACGCGCACGGGTCACCCTTTCCGACTACGCTCGGCGCGCGCGGGCGGAGCTCGAGGCGCTTCCGGCCTCACCCGCCCGGGACGCCTGCGAGTCGGTGGCCGACTACCTCGTCGCCCGGATCCGCTGA
- a CDS encoding DUF3558 domain-containing protein, whose product MRQATPLLVTVAILLAGCSGQEPGSPSLAPTATGQSPSGTSEPTSAPNNGAPKVENPLDISRFQQAPCEVLTSEQVTRIFNAKVSPEPDINGPSGPACSWSAGLPTKASVSVIFPKVYDGLSAIYGNGDRARLFEVLDPVAGYPAVASSIYDDPRTTGACPVIVGTSDTTAVNVNIQLSEDKVGEADPCQAAHDVAAMVISNIKGAN is encoded by the coding sequence ATGCGCCAGGCGACTCCGCTGCTCGTCACCGTAGCGATCCTACTGGCAGGCTGCTCGGGCCAGGAACCGGGCAGCCCGAGCCTCGCACCAACCGCTACCGGTCAGTCGCCATCCGGCACGTCAGAGCCAACCAGCGCACCCAACAACGGAGCGCCCAAGGTCGAGAACCCGCTCGACATCTCTCGCTTCCAGCAGGCCCCGTGTGAGGTGCTCACATCCGAACAGGTCACCAGGATCTTCAATGCCAAGGTGAGCCCGGAGCCCGACATCAACGGCCCATCGGGACCGGCCTGTAGCTGGAGCGCGGGTCTTCCCACCAAAGCCAGCGTTTCCGTCATCTTCCCAAAAGTCTACGACGGGCTTAGCGCGATCTACGGCAACGGGGATAGAGCGCGCCTGTTTGAAGTCCTCGATCCGGTCGCTGGGTATCCAGCGGTAGCGAGCAGCATCTACGACGACCCGCGAACAACCGGTGCATGTCCTGTCATTGTAGGCACCAGCGATACCACGGCAGTGAATGTCAACATCCAGTTGTCCGAGGACAAGGTGGGGGAGGCCGATCCGTGCCAGGCGGCGCATGATGTCGCGGCCATGGTGATCAGCAACATCAAGGGGGCAAACTGA
- a CDS encoding PPE domain-containing protein, whose amino-acid sequence MAGKLSAAEIYRQINGGPGPEKLSVAKQAAEELKVRLQDRAGQVARLEQRIQEGWKGQAGSAAANAAKPLAKASELDSGYLNVADHAIDNQIESFRRVQNSVVPVSDKPPEMTATGLFDSMSIGDMGRYIAEVGKWQAESEANVQAYTTYHQASTSNGQTMPSAFAPLTDPGAPISMADGSGGAKEAGGPGGSRVAPPVIGGSVGASGGRPGVSSDGGGDYRPPPSPATGAPGGTGDRQGPTPGTQRVPAGRTSTDTDGTGASSWRPSPAPEPTPQQGGQQFGPGGRPPGGTGTGTGPGGGSGFGPIGSGPGGGSGSGPGSGGYRGNGGIGSGRTGGMPGQGRFTGALPGEGSTARGTTGGAPGSTGTSGRAGAAGMPMGAGAGRGQGGEDKDRQRPDYLKDPDPDETYGGFEGKVVPPVIGETRKDES is encoded by the coding sequence ATGGCGGGCAAGCTCTCAGCTGCCGAAATCTACCGGCAGATCAACGGCGGGCCTGGGCCGGAGAAACTGTCCGTCGCGAAGCAGGCAGCCGAAGAGCTGAAGGTTCGGCTGCAAGATCGAGCGGGCCAGGTGGCCCGGCTGGAACAGCGAATTCAGGAAGGCTGGAAAGGTCAAGCCGGTTCCGCTGCGGCGAATGCCGCAAAACCACTGGCCAAAGCCAGCGAGCTGGATTCCGGCTATCTCAACGTCGCGGATCACGCGATCGACAATCAGATCGAGTCGTTCCGGCGGGTGCAGAACAGTGTGGTGCCGGTATCGGACAAGCCGCCGGAGATGACGGCGACCGGGCTGTTCGACTCGATGTCGATCGGCGACATGGGCAGGTACATCGCCGAGGTCGGCAAGTGGCAGGCCGAAAGCGAGGCCAATGTGCAGGCCTACACCACCTACCACCAGGCCAGCACCAGCAACGGGCAGACGATGCCTTCCGCGTTCGCGCCGCTGACCGATCCGGGCGCGCCGATCTCGATGGCCGATGGCAGCGGCGGCGCCAAGGAGGCCGGGGGTCCGGGCGGTTCCAGGGTCGCGCCACCGGTGATCGGTGGCTCGGTCGGTGCTTCCGGTGGTCGACCGGGGGTCAGCAGCGACGGCGGCGGGGACTACCGGCCACCGCCAAGCCCCGCTACGGGAGCACCAGGCGGCACGGGCGACCGACAGGGTCCAACGCCCGGCACACAGCGGGTACCGGCCGGGCGCACCAGCACCGATACCGATGGCACCGGGGCTTCTTCCTGGCGGCCCAGCCCTGCTCCCGAACCGACTCCGCAGCAGGGCGGCCAGCAGTTCGGGCCGGGTGGCAGGCCGCCCGGCGGAACGGGCACCGGTACCGGGCCAGGTGGCGGGTCCGGCTTCGGCCCGATCGGCAGCGGACCGGGTGGCGGCAGCGGCTCCGGGCCCGGGAGCGGCGGGTATCGCGGCAACGGAGGCATCGGCTCCGGACGGACCGGCGGCATGCCGGGGCAAGGACGGTTCACCGGCGCCCTGCCGGGCGAGGGCAGTACTGCTCGGGGCACCACGGGCGGCGCACCGGGCTCCACGGGAACGTCCGGACGAGCGGGAGCCGCCGGAATGCCGATGGGCGCGGGCGCGGGCCGCGGCCAGGGTGGCGAGGACAAGGACCGCCAGCGGCCCGACTACCTGAAGGATCCCGACCCGGACGAGACCTACGGCGGCTTCGAGGGCAAGGTCGTGCCCCCGGTCATCGGCGAGACCAGGAAAGACGAAAGCTAG
- a CDS encoding ESX secretion-associated protein EspG, with protein MAVRHLLELSLDTLLSAMAQTGCGRPHVVFAGGAHYISPEIRAEVDREILDELGSLGLVRGRELTGDFEDTLHLLDRPDTEYYTFIRTGDVQYTALVAAKGRDAVAAAHRDGTVWLGPAEDNDLTGTLAAQLPDFPPAEFTPFSVRQEEFAALERADAYERSRDASAMAALLEPPHYGLGYLHVARRAAGGREEASATLSYLDAEAGRIGIELSGPPGNQYLNLFPGDADRLAGKIASIRARLD; from the coding sequence GTGGCCGTGCGCCACCTGCTGGAACTGTCACTGGACACCTTGCTCAGCGCGATGGCACAGACCGGCTGCGGCAGACCGCACGTGGTCTTCGCGGGTGGGGCGCACTACATCTCGCCAGAGATCCGGGCAGAGGTGGACCGGGAGATACTGGACGAGCTCGGCTCCCTCGGCCTGGTCAGGGGCAGGGAACTGACCGGGGACTTCGAGGACACGCTGCACCTGCTGGACCGGCCGGACACCGAGTACTACACCTTCATCCGCACCGGCGATGTGCAGTACACGGCACTGGTCGCCGCCAAGGGGCGGGATGCGGTGGCCGCCGCGCACCGGGACGGGACGGTGTGGCTCGGCCCGGCCGAGGACAACGACCTGACCGGCACGCTCGCCGCGCAGCTACCCGACTTTCCGCCGGCCGAGTTCACCCCGTTCTCGGTGCGCCAGGAGGAGTTCGCCGCACTGGAGCGGGCCGACGCCTACGAGCGCAGCCGCGACGCGAGCGCCATGGCTGCGCTGCTGGAACCACCGCACTACGGGCTCGGTTACCTGCATGTCGCCAGGCGCGCAGCAGGCGGGAGGGAAGAGGCGTCCGCGACGCTGTCGTATCTCGACGCCGAAGCGGGCCGGATCGGCATCGAGCTCAGCGGGCCGCCCGGCAACCAGTACCTCAACCTGTTCCCCGGCGATGCGGACCGCCTGGCGGGCAAGATCGCCTCGATTCGTGCCCGGCTGGACTGA
- a CDS encoding DUF397 domain-containing protein, giving the protein MQDLTGVTWRKSSYSGSESNCVELAVTADRTAIRDSKDPEGGALVLTRPESVALLSALRRG; this is encoded by the coding sequence GTGCAAGACCTCACCGGCGTGACCTGGCGCAAGTCCAGCTACAGCGGCTCGGAGTCCAACTGTGTCGAGCTGGCCGTCACCGCGGACCGGACGGCGATCCGGGACTCGAAGGACCCCGAAGGCGGGGCTCTGGTCCTGACCCGCCCGGAGTCGGTGGCCCTGTTGTCGGCCCTGCGCCGCGGCTGA
- a CDS encoding helix-turn-helix domain-containing protein, translating into MPKQKPKPQARGLAEGLRAARKECKLAMIEVVEKLDWSQSTLSRIETGLRNASVEEVSALLAVYQVTGARRDSLLEMARDVDRPNWLETRYADVPHQAKTLAQYESDATRIVDAASILVPGLLQTPSYIRAVMHSTGVAPADIQARVDLRAERQKVLDRRKPPNLVAFVDEAALRRRIGGSLVMADQLRHLVTMAERPAVELRVIPFDVGGHPGVNSAYVLLEFYDARPVVHLEHRRSGLFLHQKADVDPYVEATASLNAVALDPMQSVRMVESIAESYD; encoded by the coding sequence ATGCCGAAACAGAAACCCAAGCCACAGGCACGTGGTCTTGCAGAGGGGTTACGGGCAGCGCGTAAGGAATGCAAGCTCGCCATGATCGAGGTGGTGGAAAAACTGGACTGGTCGCAGTCCACGCTCAGCCGGATCGAGACCGGCCTGCGCAACGCCTCGGTGGAAGAGGTGTCCGCGCTGCTCGCGGTGTACCAGGTCACCGGGGCACGGCGGGATTCCCTGCTCGAGATGGCCCGCGACGTGGACCGTCCCAACTGGCTGGAGACCCGCTACGCCGACGTTCCCCACCAGGCCAAAACCCTGGCACAGTACGAATCCGACGCCACCCGGATCGTGGATGCCGCCTCGATTCTGGTTCCCGGCCTCTTGCAGACCCCGTCATACATTCGAGCCGTGATGCACTCGACCGGAGTCGCCCCGGCGGATATTCAGGCGCGGGTCGACTTGCGGGCGGAGCGGCAGAAAGTACTGGACCGTCGCAAACCCCCGAACCTGGTCGCGTTCGTGGACGAGGCGGCACTCCGGCGCCGGATCGGTGGTTCCCTGGTGATGGCGGACCAGCTCCGGCACCTGGTGACAATGGCGGAACGGCCCGCCGTCGAACTCCGGGTGATTCCTTTCGATGTGGGTGGCCACCCTGGGGTGAACAGTGCGTATGTGCTGCTCGAGTTCTACGACGCACGACCGGTCGTACATCTGGAACACCGCCGCTCGGGCCTGTTCCTGCACCAGAAGGCCGATGTCGATCCCTATGTCGAGGCGACCGCGAGCCTGAACGCGGTCGCCTTGGATCCTATGCAGTCCGTCCGTATGGTTGAGTCGATAGCGGAAAGCTACGACTGA